From the Lathyrus oleraceus cultivar Zhongwan6 chromosome 4, CAAS_Psat_ZW6_1.0, whole genome shotgun sequence genome, one window contains:
- the LOC127138156 gene encoding LOW QUALITY PROTEIN: disease resistance protein RUN1-like (The sequence of the model RefSeq protein was modified relative to this genomic sequence to represent the inferred CDS: deleted 2 bases in 1 codon; substituted 1 base at 1 genomic stop codon) yields MACPLELQSVSERGDTHDASVSHLYVHLQTGESTLFLNDKKLRKGEELGPELKRATEGSHISIVVLSVNYANSSWCLNEPVHIMVCHKSYGQFVLPVFYGVEPSVVRKESGFLGEALKASARSVEFFNPKRKKENLLSKWKTALTEVANLIGWDSHSISEGKLVKQIVEDILTKLVVSLSITEFPIGLDWIIDYQSSKACMIGIWGMGGSGKTTTAKALYNXIHFKFEGNKFLESIRESRGNDNRGITHLQEQLLSDLLKIKQEIHSIASGITKIETRLWGQKAFIVLDDVTKSEQLKALCGNLMLFGSGSVLIITTRDVHFLNSLSAGHVFTTTEMDDNQSLELFSGHAFRLPSPRDDFSKLSRNVVAYCGGLPLALEVLGSYLSERTKQEWRSALSKLKKIPNSQVLQKLRISYDGLEDYKEKDICCFFIGKNRADVTKILNGCGLHADIGIAVLIEHSLVKVEKNNKLQMHDLLRDMGRAVVGESLEKEPAKHSRLWFHDDVLDVVKQYWNINC; encoded by the exons ATGGCTTGTCCATTGGAATTACAAAGTG TTTCAGAGAGGGGAGATACCCATGATGCCTCAGTTTCTCATCTATATGTTCACTTGCAAACGGGGGAATCAACACTTTTCTTGAATGACAAGAAGCTTAGAAAGGGAGAGGAGCTGGGACCAGAACTAAAAAGGGCAACAGAAGGCTCTCACATATCTATTGTTGTTTTATCAGTGAACTATGCAAATTCTAGCTGGTGTCTTAACGAGCCGGTACATATCATGGTATGCCACAAATCTTATGGCCAGTTTGTTTTACCCGTATTTTACGGTGTTGAACCATCGGTTGTCCGTAAGGAGAGTGGTTTCCTTGGAGAAGCCTTGAAAGCTAGTGCAAGAAGTGTTGAATTTTTTAATCCAAAACGAAAGAAAGAAAATCTCTTGTCCAAATGGAAGACTGCACTCACTGAAGTTGCAAATCTAATCGGGTGGGATTCCCACAGTATCAG TGAAGGTAAACTAGTCAAGCAAATTGTCGAGGACATTTTGACAAAACTAGTTGTCTCGTTGTCTATTACTGAATTTCCGATTGGATTGGATTGGATTATTGATTATCAATCAAGCAAAGCCTGTATGATAGGGATATGGGGAATGGGTGGATCGGGCAAAACAACCACAGCCAAAGCTCTCTACAACTGAATCCATTTTAAATTTGAGGGT AACAAGTTTCTTGAAAGTATAAGAGAGAGTCGTGGAAATGATAATAGAGGAATTACTCATTTACAAGAGCAGCTTCTTTCCGATCTTCTCAAAATAAAGCAGGAGATTCATAGCATTGCGTCGGGGATAACTAAGATCGAGACAAGACTTTGGGGGCAAAAGGCCTTCATCGTACTCGATGATGTGACCAAGTCAGAGCAATTAAAAGCCCTCTGTGGAAATCTTATGTTGTTTGGTTCGGGAAGTGTATTGATTATTACAACTAGAGATGTACACTTTCTCAATTCACTCAGTGCTGGCCATGTCTTCACAACGACGGAAATGGACGACAACCAGTCCCTTGAACTTTTCAGTGGGCATGCTTTTCGACTACCAAGTCCTAGAGATGATTTTAGTAAACTCTCTAGAAATGTAGTTGCTTATTGCGGAGGATTGCCACTGGCTCTTGAAGTCCTTGGATCTTACTTATCTGAGAGGACGAAACAAGAGTGGAGAAGTGCACTATCAAAATTAAAGAAAATTCCCAACAGTCAAGTGCTACAGAAATTGAGAATCAGCTACGATGGTTTAGAAGATTATAAGGAAAAAGATATATGTTGTTTCTTCATTGGAAAGAACAGAGCTGATGTTACAAAGATACTTAATGGATGCGGACTTCATGCTGATATTGGAATAGCTGTCCTCATAGAGCACAGCCTCGTAAAAGTTGAAAAGAATAATAAGCTTCAAATGCATGATTTGCTACGAGATATGGGAAGAGCAGTTGTTGGCGAAAGTTTAGAAAAAGAACCTGCAAAGCATAGTCGATTGTGGTTTCATGATGATGTGCTGGATGTTGTCAAACAATACT GGAACATAAACTGTTGA